The Laspinema palackyanum D2c genomic sequence TTCCAGAGAATCAATCCAACTGAGTCCATAAAGTCCTATCCAAAAGTTACTATGACGGCGTTGATTGCGTCCAGATTCAGTTAAACGAGCGACATAAGACTGCACTCCTTGTTGCTTGATTGGCACAGCTTGAATAGATGAGGCCGTATAGGCCAAAGCAATTAAAAGAACCAGCCGAGTCAACCGCTCTTGGTTGGCCCCCGTTCCTTCTAAATTATATCCTCCAGTTTTACAATCTTTGAACATTGCTTCAATGCCCATCCGCATGGAATAAGCCTTTAAAGCACTTTTTAAATCCGTCAGATTAGTCAGAATGTACCAAGGTTCACTTGATTTATTAGAACCATATTTACGTTTCCAACAAGCCGCCAAGGCATACCGGCCAAATCCTTTCTTTTTAGTAAACTGAACCGAGGATAAATAGAGTTTCATCCCCGGCTTAAGCCCTAAATTACTTAACTTCTCAAACTCCTCAGCTTTTTTACGACCTTGTTTAATGTAAGTGTTGCATTTTTGGCGCAGAGCAAAATACACTTTCTTTGACTGAAGCCACTTAGCCAGCTCAACACTATGAAATTCACGGTCTCCAATTACGATGATTTTATAACCGTTTAATAACCTAAAAATAGGCTTAAGAAGGGCTTT encodes the following:
- a CDS encoding IS4 family transposase; this encodes MANLYNHKKMLPTFYQTFLSEQLKHSDWLMVQTLVWLLQLHKTVKIERLAAYFPLAIKQESRRRRIQRFLVSTSLSVPLLWFPLIQILIHRYFPSYQPIYLALDRTSWKQNNLFMGSVIYQKRAWPVYWTFIDHTGASNLARQKALLKPIFRLLNGYKIIVIGDREFHSVELAKWLQSKKVYFALRQKCNTYIKQGRKKAEEFEKLSNLGLKPGMKLYLSSVQFTKKKGFGRYALAACWKRKYGSNKSSEPWYILTNLTDLKSALKAYSMRMGIEAMFKDCKTGGYNLEGTGANQERLTRLVLLIALAYTASSIQAVPIKQQGVQSYVARLTESGRNQRRHSNFWIGLYGLSWIDSLEKLQELSIEFMKLNPHKRPFYRRGLRAMSLIQSSL